A genome region from Candidatus Neomarinimicrobiota bacterium includes the following:
- a CDS encoding D-alanine--D-alanine ligase has product MITPAKSVRVAVLLGGVNSEREVSLVSGRRILDALQSLGYNARPVVYEGHLAATVERLRAFELVFIALHGGEGEDGTLQSALDEAGLRYTGSPSAASRLAMDKHSAKQRMLAAGIPTAPWVRLDSGNGPNVLGAAQAGALTNFLSQQGYPVVVKPNGEGSTVGLTIVDDEAGLAPALSLAHEFDQQVLVEAYIPGRELTVTILDQRPLPIVEIEPEHQLYDYDCKYTAGMSAYTVPAQLPLKLAVAIQGAAQRLYAELDCRHYARVDLRLDPKDRFYCLELNTLPGMTDHSLTPMAAAAAGMDFEALLDRIAQLALAESVPA; this is encoded by the coding sequence GTGATCACGCCTGCCAAATCTGTGCGTGTAGCCGTCTTGCTGGGCGGAGTCAATTCTGAGCGGGAAGTCTCCCTGGTTTCGGGGCGCCGCATTTTGGATGCACTCCAGAGTTTGGGCTACAATGCCCGTCCGGTGGTTTACGAAGGTCACCTCGCCGCGACCGTGGAGCGACTGAGGGCTTTCGAGCTGGTATTCATCGCCCTGCATGGCGGCGAAGGCGAGGACGGCACTCTTCAGTCCGCCCTGGACGAGGCCGGTCTGCGCTACACCGGTTCGCCTTCCGCTGCCTCCCGGCTGGCCATGGACAAGCACAGCGCCAAGCAACGCATGCTGGCGGCGGGCATCCCTACGGCTCCCTGGGTGCGGCTCGATTCGGGCAATGGCCCCAACGTGCTGGGAGCAGCACAGGCTGGGGCGCTCACCAACTTTCTGTCGCAGCAAGGCTATCCGGTCGTGGTCAAGCCCAACGGCGAGGGCAGCACGGTGGGCCTCACCATCGTCGATGATGAGGCCGGTCTCGCGCCCGCCTTGTCCCTGGCCCACGAGTTTGACCAGCAAGTGCTGGTGGAAGCCTATATCCCTGGCCGGGAGCTCACCGTGACCATCCTGGACCAGCGCCCGCTGCCCATCGTGGAAATTGAACCCGAACATCAACTCTACGATTACGACTGCAAGTACACCGCAGGCATGAGCGCCTACACGGTCCCGGCCCAGCTGCCCCTCAAACTGGCCGTGGCCATACAGGGCGCCGCCCAGCGGTTGTATGCCGAGCTCGATTGCCGTCACTATGCCCGCGTCGATCTGCGCCTCGATCCCAAAGACAGGTTTTACTGCCTTGAGCTCAACACGCTCCCCGGCATGACAGATCACAGCTTGACCCCCATGGCCGCCGCCGCCGCCGGTATGGACTTCGAGGCTCTGCTGGACCGCATTGCGCAACTGGCTCTGGCCGAATCGGTGCCGGCGTAG